The Methanoculleus marisnigri JR1 genome window below encodes:
- a CDS encoding GTP-dependent dephospho-CoA kinase family protein, with protein MLRLPEAHRDLFKKPFGTLYTSVDELLPRLEGRAVYAVGDVVTHNLLAAGVVPDIAIIDGYTMRTPCNRSPLLRARRLTVKNPPGTITGELTDAIDEAVRGQPAVIFVDGEEDLAVIPLVLAAPDGAAVLYGQPAEGVVLRLVDTAAKQEAASMLSIFVRE; from the coding sequence ATGCTCCGGCTTCCCGAAGCGCACCGGGATCTTTTCAAAAAACCGTTCGGCACCCTTTATACGAGTGTCGACGAACTCCTCCCCCGGCTCGAAGGCCGGGCGGTCTACGCCGTCGGCGATGTGGTGACCCACAACCTCCTTGCCGCGGGAGTCGTCCCGGACATCGCCATCATCGACGGTTACACGATGCGCACACCCTGCAACCGTTCTCCCCTCCTCCGGGCGAGACGATTGACGGTGAAGAATCCTCCCGGCACGATCACCGGGGAACTCACGGACGCAATCGACGAGGCGGTCCGGGGTCAACCCGCAGTGATCTTCGTCGACGGCGAGGAGGATCTCGCGGTCATTCCGCTCGTCCTCGCCGCGCCGGACGGGGCCGCCGTCCTTTACGGCCAGCCGGCGGAGGGAGTCGTCCTCCGGCTCGTGGACACTGCGGCGAAGCAGGAGGCCGCATCGATGCTGAGCATCTTCGTGCGCGAGTGA
- a CDS encoding translation initiation factor IF-2 subunit gamma, which yields MRDAFIPGVNIGLVGHVDHGKTTLVSALTGTWTDRHSEEIKRGISIRLGYADTTFYKCENCEGADAYTSQPECPDCKEKAVPFRTVSFVDAPGHETLMATMLSGSALMDGAMLVIAANEVCPQPQTKEHLMALELIGIKRIVIVQNKIDVVTQAEALEHYKQIKRFVKGTIAENAPIIPVSAQKGVNIGALIQTLDTVIPEPERDPEIDPLLLVARSFDVNKPGCNWRDVKGGVIGGSLIRGVLREGDDIEIRPGRQVQIENRTKWEPIETKITSINAGKIGVTEAAPGGLLGVATKLDPALTKSDALAGQVAGLAGKLPPVWERLKFDVTLMDRVVGADSEQIIEPLKHKEPLMLSVGTAVTVGVIVNTKKNQVEVQLKRAVCAEVGARIAISRQVGGRWRLIGMGVLVE from the coding sequence TTGCGAGATGCATTCATTCCCGGTGTCAATATTGGGCTCGTAGGTCATGTCGATCACGGCAAGACCACTCTGGTCAGCGCGCTGACCGGAACCTGGACGGACAGGCACAGCGAGGAGATCAAGCGCGGCATCTCCATCCGGCTCGGCTACGCGGACACGACTTTTTACAAATGCGAGAACTGCGAGGGGGCTGATGCCTACACCTCGCAACCGGAATGCCCGGACTGCAAAGAAAAGGCGGTTCCATTCCGGACGGTCTCGTTCGTCGACGCCCCCGGCCACGAGACGCTGATGGCGACGATGCTCTCGGGTTCCGCGCTGATGGACGGCGCGATGCTCGTCATCGCTGCAAACGAGGTCTGCCCGCAGCCCCAGACCAAGGAGCACCTGATGGCGCTCGAGTTGATCGGTATCAAGAGGATCGTCATCGTCCAGAACAAGATCGACGTGGTTACGCAGGCCGAGGCACTGGAACACTACAAACAGATCAAACGGTTCGTCAAGGGCACCATTGCCGAGAACGCACCCATCATCCCGGTCTCCGCGCAGAAGGGAGTCAATATCGGTGCCCTGATCCAGACCCTCGATACGGTCATCCCGGAGCCCGAACGCGATCCGGAGATCGATCCCCTGTTGCTCGTCGCGCGGTCGTTCGACGTCAACAAACCCGGCTGCAACTGGCGGGACGTGAAGGGCGGCGTCATCGGTGGTTCGCTCATCCGGGGAGTACTGCGTGAGGGGGACGACATCGAGATCCGTCCCGGCCGGCAGGTCCAGATCGAGAACCGGACGAAGTGGGAGCCGATCGAGACGAAGATCACCTCCATCAACGCAGGCAAGATCGGCGTGACCGAGGCAGCGCCCGGGGGCCTCCTCGGCGTCGCGACGAAACTCGATCCGGCACTGACGAAGAGCGACGCCCTCGCCGGGCAGGTCGCCGGGCTCGCGGGAAAACTCCCGCCGGTCTGGGAACGGCTGAAGTTCGACGTTACGCTCATGGACAGGGTGGTCGGCGCGGACAGCGAACAGATCATCGAGCCCTTGAAGCACAAGGAGCCGCTGATGCTCTCGGTCGGCACCGCCGTCACCGTCGGCGTGATCGTGAACACGAAGAAGAACCAGGTGGAGGTTCAGCTGAAACGGGCGGTCTGCGCGGAGGTCGGCGCACGGATCGCCATCAGCAGGCAGGTCGGCGGACGATGGCGGCTGATCGGCATGGGTGTTCTGGTCGAGTGA
- a CDS encoding YcaO-related McrA-glycine thioamidation protein, translated as MAITIRPVEKLYFDGTHRSRSPEETRAAVEPLMTEIGVTEIIDVTPLDRIGIPVFAAVRPGAARGAARVHAGKGKEPVHARVSAMMEALERYCAEYRGDRMECATYEEIGPGRAVHPEDLLLPRKLEQGEMVHWTPAWDLLNGEEIYVPSNAVFHPYDSLGMAFPLFRSDTNGLASGNVIEEAILHALFEVIERDALSIADQKRDLGRRLVIEKECAAREVIDRFEENGIDIHLWLLDGKTGIPTVAAAADDTVTKDPAMLVMGSGTHLSPEIAALRALTEVAQSRGSYLQGGANDPQREMVIRKAGYERLKRINRIWFADAETVDITAVPDASTRRFDLDIQQVLEEIGPHTDRVCVCDLSRTAVPVVRVVVPGFEVSYMDPGRKRAEQGEDLPRF; from the coding sequence ATGGCAATCACGATTCGCCCGGTAGAGAAACTATACTTCGATGGAACCCACCGTTCCCGGTCTCCTGAGGAGACTCGTGCCGCCGTGGAGCCGCTGATGACGGAGATCGGCGTCACCGAGATCATCGACGTCACCCCGCTCGACCGTATCGGGATCCCGGTTTTTGCGGCGGTTCGGCCGGGAGCGGCCCGGGGAGCGGCCCGCGTCCATGCGGGAAAGGGTAAGGAGCCGGTTCACGCCCGGGTCTCGGCGATGATGGAGGCGCTCGAGCGCTACTGCGCTGAGTATCGGGGCGACCGGATGGAGTGTGCGACGTACGAAGAGATCGGCCCGGGAAGGGCGGTGCATCCCGAAGACCTTCTCCTCCCCCGGAAACTCGAGCAGGGGGAGATGGTTCACTGGACGCCGGCGTGGGATCTCCTGAACGGCGAGGAGATCTACGTCCCGAGCAACGCCGTCTTCCACCCCTACGACTCGCTCGGCATGGCGTTCCCGCTCTTTCGGAGCGACACGAACGGGCTGGCATCAGGCAACGTCATCGAAGAGGCGATCCTGCACGCCCTCTTCGAAGTGATCGAGCGGGACGCGCTCAGCATTGCCGACCAGAAGCGCGACCTCGGCCGCCGCCTCGTCATCGAGAAGGAGTGCGCCGCCCGCGAGGTCATCGACCGGTTCGAGGAGAACGGGATCGATATCCACCTCTGGCTGCTCGACGGGAAGACCGGTATCCCCACGGTTGCGGCGGCCGCGGACGATACCGTCACGAAGGATCCGGCGATGCTCGTCATGGGGTCGGGGACGCATCTCTCCCCGGAGATCGCGGCGCTCCGTGCCCTGACCGAGGTCGCCCAGAGCCGGGGGAGTTACCTCCAGGGTGGCGCGAACGACCCCCAGCGAGAGATGGTCATCAGGAAGGCCGGATACGAACGGCTGAAGCGGATCAACCGGATCTGGTTTGCCGACGCCGAAACCGTCGATATCACCGCCGTCCCCGACGCGAGCACCCGGCGGTTCGACCTCGACATCCAGCAGGTGCTCGAGGAGATCGGCCCCCACACAGACAGGGTCTGCGTCTGCGACCTCTCGAGGACGGCGGTGCCGGTGGTCCGGGTCGTCGTCCCGGGCTTCGAGGTCTCCTATATGGATCCCGGCCGGAAGCGGGCGGAGCAGGGCGAGGATCTCCCCAGGTTTTAG
- a CDS encoding histone deacetylase family protein yields the protein MRSSVIYGDVFTRHDMEAHPESGARLRAALSGIPENVRWRAPVRATESDLQRVHDPRYVRWVREMATGTCFLDVNTYVTCHSFDAASYAAGSTFAAAERTLEGEHLFALVRPPGHHAEPDRAMGFCIFNNAAVAAAKALQSVDRVAILDWDLHHGNGTQTAFYGSDRVLYCSVHEENSFPKTGWVDEIGTGRGRGYTLNAPIAPGSTIADYALVFEEVFVPAITRFRPDVLIVSAGQDGLADDEHGRMNLEPDDYGVLAGMLIDGTDLPLALTLEGGYGPSIGEAIHAIFQALAGKRFEPVERPLNRGTRRVVDILKKVRFC from the coding sequence ATGCGGTCTTCAGTCATCTACGGTGACGTCTTTACCAGGCACGACATGGAGGCTCACCCCGAGTCGGGTGCCCGGTTACGGGCGGCCCTCTCGGGGATCCCTGAAAACGTGAGGTGGCGTGCTCCCGTCCGCGCCACCGAGAGCGACCTGCAACGGGTTCACGACCCCCGGTACGTCCGGTGGGTGCGGGAGATGGCAACGGGAACCTGTTTTCTGGACGTGAACACCTACGTCACCTGCCACTCATTCGATGCCGCATCCTATGCCGCCGGATCGACCTTCGCGGCGGCGGAACGCACACTCGAGGGCGAGCACCTCTTCGCACTGGTCCGCCCGCCGGGCCACCATGCGGAGCCCGACCGGGCGATGGGGTTCTGTATCTTCAACAACGCCGCCGTCGCGGCGGCGAAAGCACTCCAGTCGGTCGACCGGGTCGCGATCCTCGACTGGGACCTGCACCACGGCAACGGCACCCAGACGGCTTTTTACGGGAGCGACCGGGTGCTCTACTGCTCGGTGCACGAGGAGAACAGTTTCCCGAAGACCGGGTGGGTGGACGAGATCGGCACCGGGAGAGGTCGCGGCTACACCCTCAACGCCCCGATTGCGCCGGGATCGACCATCGCCGATTACGCCCTGGTCTTCGAAGAGGTCTTCGTCCCGGCGATCACCCGGTTCCGCCCCGACGTCCTGATCGTCTCGGCCGGGCAGGACGGCCTCGCCGACGACGAGCACGGGCGGATGAACCTCGAACCCGACGATTATGGGGTCCTCGCCGGGATGCTGATCGACGGCACGGATCTCCCCCTCGCGCTGACGCTCGAAGGGGGCTACGGCCCGTCGATCGGGGAGGCGATTCACGCAATATTTCAGGCCCTCGCGGGGAAGCGGTTCGAACCCGTGGAGAGACCGCTGAACCGGGGGACGAGGAGGGTCGTGGACATCCTGAAGAAGGTCCGGTTCTGTTGA
- a CDS encoding 30S ribosomal protein S24e — MDFEITRDVRNEVLKRRELEFTLTFDGATPSRKSIQEKLAALQNKDENLLVLDLERTRFGKMELLGRARIYDDEETKKSTEREYLLKRGEPKAESEA, encoded by the coding sequence ATGGACTTCGAAATTACCCGTGATGTGAGGAACGAGGTGTTGAAGAGGAGAGAACTTGAGTTTACTCTCACCTTCGACGGGGCGACGCCCTCGCGGAAGAGCATCCAGGAGAAGCTCGCCGCACTGCAGAACAAGGATGAGAACCTCCTCGTGCTGGACCTGGAGAGAACCCGGTTCGGGAAGATGGAACTTCTCGGCCGTGCCCGGATCTACGACGACGAGGAGACCAAGAAGTCGACCGAGCGGGAGTACCTGCTCAAGCGCGGCGAGCCGAAGGCGGAGAGCGAGGCGTAA
- a CDS encoding type II toxin-antitoxin system VapC family toxin: protein MRVLLDTNALLMPAQFGIDLYDELMGLFGDFEPVTLEEVVGELSGLARGRGRDAAAARVGLAMARRSTVVPSGSTAEHVDDRVIEYARQKGCAVVTNDRELRNALLREGIDVVSMRRGRTLELMRG from the coding sequence GTGAGGGTGCTCCTCGACACGAACGCCCTGTTGATGCCGGCCCAGTTCGGGATCGACCTGTATGACGAGCTTATGGGCCTCTTCGGGGATTTCGAACCGGTAACGCTCGAAGAGGTGGTCGGTGAGCTCTCGGGGCTCGCCCGGGGCCGCGGCCGCGATGCGGCTGCCGCCCGCGTGGGCCTTGCAATGGCCCGGCGCTCAACGGTCGTCCCGAGCGGGAGTACCGCGGAGCATGTGGACGACCGGGTGATCGAGTACGCCCGGCAGAAAGGATGCGCCGTGGTGACGAATGATCGGGAGCTCCGGAACGCTCTCCTCCGCGAGGGGATCGACGTTGTTTCGATGCGGAGAGGGAGAACACTGGAGCTGATGAGGGGATAA
- a CDS encoding DUF2098 domain-containing protein, producing MSTDDVAVGAVVRYPRTGTTGKVVRIEEIDGRRYAEIDSTGLYYRVDELIGADKTTGKVEREERSLEEYLKEHRELQEQLEEVWNKGTDQSCEGGG from the coding sequence ATGAGCACGGATGACGTAGCAGTGGGCGCAGTCGTCCGGTACCCCCGCACCGGCACGACCGGGAAAGTCGTGCGGATCGAGGAGATCGACGGCCGGAGGTACGCCGAGATCGACAGCACCGGACTCTATTACCGGGTGGACGAACTCATCGGCGCCGACAAAACGACCGGGAAGGTAGAGAGAGAAGAACGCTCTCTTGAGGAATACCTCAAGGAGCACAGGGAACTCCAGGAGCAGCTCGAGGAGGTCTGGAATAAAGGGACCGATCAGAGCTGCGAGGGCGGCGGTTAA
- the nikR gene encoding nickel-responsive transcriptional regulator NikR codes for MPGDAELSRIGISLPKNLLDKFDEILSLRGYSSRSEGIRDSIRSYITHYQWISDVKGERQGVITMVYDHDQRGLLQTLTEIQHQYASSIQASLHSHVTHNKCLEVILIRGDGAVLKDITERLMAQKGVEAVKLTTIPVEG; via the coding sequence ATGCCAGGCGATGCTGAACTTTCACGTATCGGGATCTCGCTGCCCAAGAACCTCCTCGATAAGTTCGACGAGATCCTGAGCCTCCGGGGGTATTCCTCCCGTTCCGAAGGGATACGGGATTCAATACGAAGTTATATCACTCACTACCAGTGGATCTCCGACGTAAAAGGCGAGCGCCAGGGCGTCATCACCATGGTCTACGACCATGACCAGCGTGGGCTGCTCCAGACGCTCACCGAGATCCAGCACCAGTATGCCAGCAGCATTCAGGCATCTCTGCACTCGCACGTGACCCACAACAAGTGCCTCGAAGTGATCCTGATCCGGGGGGACGGGGCCGTACTGAAGGACATTACCGAGAGACTGATGGCGCAGAAAGGCGTTGAGGCGGTGAAACTCACCACCATACCGGTCGAGGGTTAA
- a CDS encoding DNA-directed RNA polymerase, with translation MYYKMTLEDKVRVPPHRLGEDLEKVILNVLQEQLEGSIAKEIGIFIAVTNILNVGEGELIPGDGAVYYDVRFEAAVLRLALQEVIEGQVVETTSFGAFVSLGPIDAMLHVSQISDEYINYDEKNGRLVCQDSKRAITVGDGVRARIVALSLNEREPRESKIGLTMRQSGLGTTTWLEEELEEEKKGAA, from the coding sequence ATGTATTATAAGATGACGCTGGAGGACAAGGTGCGCGTTCCGCCGCACCGCCTCGGGGAAGACCTGGAGAAGGTTATCCTCAACGTACTGCAGGAACAGCTGGAAGGCAGCATCGCAAAGGAGATCGGCATCTTCATTGCGGTGACGAATATTCTCAACGTCGGCGAGGGGGAGTTGATCCCCGGAGACGGTGCCGTCTACTACGACGTCAGGTTCGAGGCGGCGGTGCTCCGCCTGGCGCTCCAGGAAGTGATCGAGGGTCAGGTGGTAGAGACGACGAGTTTCGGCGCCTTCGTCAGCCTCGGGCCCATCGATGCCATGCTCCACGTGAGCCAGATATCGGACGAATACATCAACTACGACGAGAAGAACGGCAGGCTGGTCTGCCAGGACTCGAAGCGAGCGATCACCGTCGGCGACGGTGTCCGGGCCCGGATCGTTGCGCTCTCGCTGAACGAGCGTGAGCCGAGGGAGAGCAAGATCGGCCTCACCATGCGCCAGTCGGGTCTCGGGACCACGACCTGGCTGGAAGAGGAACTCGAAGAGGAGAAGAAGGGGGCGGCATAG
- a CDS encoding bifunctional N(6)-L-threonylcarbamoyladenine synthase/serine/threonine protein kinase, which translates to MPDIMPDDGLVLGLEGTAWNLSAALFGDDLVALHSSPYVPPKGGIHPREAAQHHASAMKEVVSRVLTEPERIRAVAFSQGPGLGPSLRTVATAARALSIALDVPLVGVNHCVAHVEIGRWATGFSDPIVLYASGANTQVLGYLNGRYRIFGETLDIGLGNGLDKFARSHDLPHPGGPAIERLAREGNYIELPYTVKGMDLAFSGLVSAAQESSAPLEDVCFGLQETAFAMCVEVTERALAHAGKDEVLLVGGVGANGRLQEMLRVMCEERGAAFAVPERTFLGDNGAMIAYTGKIMLEHGVVLPLDQSQIRPGYRADEVEVAWRTEPGEVFSIGPHEGGVARGAEAVVEIGEGNVIKRRTGKRYRYPALDRRLIAERTRAEARLIATARRAGVPTPVIRDITADTIVMERIKGEVLKYVTAPETIRLAGEAVGRLHGTGIVHGDLTTSNMIVRDGQCVLIDFGLASTSSEVESRGVDLHVFFQTLESTTENFQELKEAFVEGYTAVFPGAGEVLAREHEVELRGRYL; encoded by the coding sequence ATGCCGGATATAATGCCCGACGATGGGCTGGTGCTGGGGCTCGAAGGAACCGCATGGAACCTCAGTGCCGCTCTCTTCGGGGACGACCTGGTCGCCCTCCATTCGTCGCCGTACGTGCCGCCGAAGGGCGGGATCCACCCGCGGGAGGCCGCGCAGCATCACGCCTCGGCGATGAAGGAGGTCGTCTCCCGGGTACTTACGGAGCCGGAGCGAATCCGGGCGGTCGCCTTCTCCCAGGGACCGGGGCTCGGGCCGTCGCTCCGGACGGTGGCGACCGCCGCACGCGCCCTCTCGATCGCCCTCGACGTGCCGCTCGTCGGCGTCAACCACTGCGTGGCGCACGTCGAGATCGGGAGGTGGGCGACCGGGTTTTCCGACCCGATCGTCCTGTATGCGAGCGGCGCGAACACGCAGGTGCTCGGTTACTTAAACGGCCGCTACCGGATATTCGGGGAGACGCTGGATATCGGGCTCGGGAACGGGCTCGACAAGTTCGCCCGGAGCCACGATCTCCCGCACCCGGGCGGACCGGCCATCGAGCGGCTTGCGCGCGAGGGGAATTACATCGAGCTCCCCTACACGGTGAAGGGGATGGATCTCGCCTTCTCGGGGCTTGTCAGCGCCGCCCAGGAGAGCAGTGCGCCGCTCGAAGACGTCTGTTTCGGTCTGCAGGAGACCGCGTTCGCGATGTGTGTCGAGGTGACGGAGCGCGCGCTCGCCCACGCGGGCAAAGACGAGGTGCTGCTGGTCGGCGGGGTCGGCGCGAACGGCCGGCTGCAGGAGATGCTCCGGGTGATGTGCGAGGAGCGGGGGGCAGCGTTCGCTGTTCCCGAACGGACGTTCCTTGGCGACAACGGCGCGATGATCGCTTATACGGGCAAGATCATGCTGGAGCACGGTGTCGTCCTCCCTCTTGATCAGTCGCAGATACGCCCCGGTTACCGGGCGGACGAGGTTGAGGTCGCCTGGCGGACGGAGCCCGGCGAAGTCTTTTCTATCGGGCCGCACGAGGGCGGCGTTGCCCGCGGCGCGGAGGCGGTCGTGGAGATCGGGGAAGGAAACGTGATCAAGCGCCGGACGGGCAAGCGCTACCGTTACCCGGCTCTCGATCGGCGTCTGATCGCTGAGCGGACCCGGGCGGAGGCGCGCCTGATCGCGACGGCGCGGCGGGCGGGCGTTCCCACCCCGGTGATCCGCGACATCACCGCGGACACGATCGTGATGGAGCGGATCAAGGGCGAGGTGCTGAAGTACGTCACCGCGCCGGAGACGATCCGGCTCGCGGGCGAGGCGGTCGGGCGGCTGCACGGGACGGGGATCGTCCACGGTGACCTGACGACGAGCAACATGATCGTCCGCGACGGCCAGTGCGTCTTAATCGACTTCGGGCTTGCGTCGACGTCTTCCGAGGTCGAGAGCCGCGGGGTCGACCTCCACGTCTTCTTCCAGACGCTCGAGAGCACGACGGAGAACTTTCAGGAACTGAAGGAGGCCTTCGTCGAGGGCTACACGGCCGTTTTCCCGGGGGCGGGCGAGGTTCTCGCCCGGGAGCACGAGGTCGAACTGCGGGGGCGGTACCTGTGA
- a CDS encoding 30S ribosomal protein S27ae: MAVKRHECYEVKGDTAVLQKRHCPRCGPGVLMAAHKDRVACGKCGYTEFQK; encoded by the coding sequence ATGGCGGTCAAGAGACACGAGTGCTATGAAGTCAAGGGCGATACGGCAGTTCTGCAGAAGCGGCACTGTCCCCGGTGCGGCCCCGGCGTGCTGATGGCCGCGCACAAGGACCGGGTAGCCTGCGGCAAGTGCGGCTACACTGAATTCCAGAAGTAG
- the spt4 gene encoding transcription elongation factor subunit Spt4 — translation MVVRKKVLKVCRECHRVVEGESCVICGTSNLSEDWAGYVVIIDPEHSEIAKKMNITMAGRYALKVR, via the coding sequence ATGGTCGTCCGTAAGAAGGTGCTCAAGGTCTGCCGCGAGTGCCACCGGGTCGTCGAGGGAGAGAGCTGCGTGATCTGCGGCACGTCGAACCTGAGCGAGGACTGGGCGGGCTACGTCGTGATCATCGATCCGGAGCATTCGGAGATAGCAAAGAAGATGAACATCACCATGGCCGGCAGGTACGCGCTGAAGGTCCGCTGA
- a CDS encoding oligosaccharyl transferase, archaeosortase A system-associated: protein MAQMDLKKYQPYIIIGIIVLFALLTLWTRGIPSEGLVTAEGVNLLGNDPWYSLRQVEQSVANFPNYAWFDTMTLYPTGDVIYWGPLFVQIIAALCVLTGAATRPEIMLVASWVPPLMAVAMVPVIYLLARKIADWKTGLIAAGLIAVIGSNYAYRSLFGFVDHHIAETLFSTIFVLAYVAALLAARDRQISLKNFETLKIPVITAALAGIAYLLGFFNMPTMVLFALIVVAFTLVQFILDFFQERSSEYLVLVNAVVFAAVIVGMAAFGFPHPGLGLSLYSIGHVIAYAGLIAGTLALYGLSVFLKDRPKYYFPVALAAAAALAVAVLYVALPEIYNLLISSLVSFFGEAAVTTTVQEARAWSFAAAWATFHWGLVLAAGGAAALLWKNLERVNPAHVFVLIWSGIILASTAAHVRYEYYLAANIALLSAVFAGAVIDATWKDVARLLGRGGGSKASPAPEAAEKQETPAKKGKKGGKAPDTRKAKAPRRDQPDYLKIGALAAVVAVTLLFAGTSLMGNIALATGAKYSGMDSEWMEALEWMGENTPDPGVDYYAIYDKETFVYPEEAYGVMSWWDYGHWITFVAKRIPNNNPFQHGVTGPNGSATYLISTDEEAANRVLDNIGTRYIVTDILLDTSKFHAPATWADPDVGQEPFQPYYLLPESGGSTNYQAVPFNNQEYYLTMISRLHNFDGSMTDPTSQVIYAEYLEPARANTSLPVITRTQQMNATEGAAAVEAYNQNAPPGSGATLLNMYYQYRGDSILQPLERVPALQHYRLVHETPGNVYGNVGEDGPDLKAVKIFEYVPGATIRGEGIIEVPIVTNTGREFTYRQESVNGTFVVPYATSGWSGEVKATGQYRIAGTGQAFDVTEEDIQQGRTIN, encoded by the coding sequence ATGGCTCAGATGGATCTCAAGAAGTACCAACCCTACATCATTATTGGTATCATCGTTCTGTTTGCCCTGCTCACGCTATGGACGCGGGGCATCCCTTCGGAAGGTCTGGTGACAGCCGAAGGCGTCAATCTCCTGGGCAACGACCCCTGGTACAGCCTTCGCCAGGTGGAGCAGAGCGTCGCGAACTTCCCGAACTACGCCTGGTTCGACACGATGACGCTCTACCCAACCGGCGACGTCATCTACTGGGGGCCGCTCTTTGTTCAGATCATAGCAGCGCTCTGCGTCCTCACCGGCGCAGCGACGCGCCCCGAGATCATGCTGGTCGCGTCCTGGGTCCCGCCGCTGATGGCCGTGGCGATGGTGCCGGTCATCTACCTGCTCGCGAGAAAGATCGCCGACTGGAAGACCGGCCTCATCGCGGCGGGCCTCATCGCGGTCATCGGCAGTAACTACGCCTACCGATCCCTCTTCGGCTTCGTCGACCACCATATCGCAGAGACGCTCTTCTCGACGATCTTCGTCCTCGCCTACGTTGCGGCGCTGCTCGCGGCACGTGACCGGCAGATATCCCTGAAGAACTTCGAGACCCTGAAGATCCCGGTGATCACGGCGGCTCTCGCCGGTATCGCGTACCTCCTCGGGTTCTTCAACATGCCGACGATGGTTCTCTTCGCACTCATCGTTGTAGCCTTCACTCTGGTCCAGTTCATCCTCGACTTCTTCCAGGAGAGATCGAGCGAGTACCTGGTTCTCGTAAACGCCGTTGTCTTCGCCGCCGTCATCGTAGGGATGGCTGCATTCGGCTTCCCGCACCCCGGCCTCGGCCTCTCCCTGTACAGCATCGGGCACGTCATCGCTTACGCCGGCCTCATTGCGGGCACGCTCGCGCTCTACGGGCTCTCGGTCTTCCTGAAAGACCGGCCGAAGTACTATTTCCCCGTCGCGCTCGCGGCCGCCGCGGCGCTCGCCGTCGCGGTGCTCTACGTCGCCCTGCCGGAGATCTACAATCTCCTCATATCGAGCCTCGTCTCCTTCTTCGGTGAAGCGGCGGTCACCACGACCGTCCAGGAGGCACGGGCATGGTCGTTTGCCGCCGCCTGGGCGACGTTCCACTGGGGCCTCGTACTCGCGGCCGGCGGGGCTGCCGCCCTCCTCTGGAAGAACCTTGAACGGGTGAACCCGGCCCATGTCTTCGTCCTGATCTGGTCGGGGATCATCCTGGCGTCGACCGCCGCACACGTCCGCTACGAGTACTACCTCGCCGCAAATATCGCCCTGCTCTCGGCGGTCTTCGCAGGCGCGGTCATAGATGCGACCTGGAAAGACGTTGCACGCCTCCTCGGGAGAGGGGGCGGCAGCAAGGCATCTCCCGCACCTGAAGCCGCCGAAAAGCAGGAGACACCGGCAAAGAAGGGCAAGAAGGGAGGAAAGGCTCCCGATACCCGGAAGGCAAAGGCCCCTAGGCGTGACCAGCCGGATTATCTCAAGATCGGAGCGCTCGCCGCGGTCGTCGCCGTCACGCTCCTCTTTGCCGGGACATCCCTCATGGGGAACATCGCTCTCGCCACCGGCGCGAAGTATTCCGGCATGGACTCAGAGTGGATGGAAGCCCTCGAGTGGATGGGCGAGAACACCCCCGACCCCGGCGTCGATTACTACGCGATCTATGACAAAGAGACCTTCGTCTACCCCGAAGAGGCCTACGGCGTCATGTCCTGGTGGGACTACGGTCACTGGATCACCTTCGTTGCGAAGCGGATCCCGAACAACAATCCGTTCCAGCACGGCGTCACCGGCCCGAACGGCTCTGCGACCTACCTCATCTCGACCGATGAAGAGGCCGCAAACCGGGTTCTCGACAACATCGGCACCCGCTACATCGTCACCGACATCCTGCTCGACACCTCGAAGTTCCATGCCCCGGCGACCTGGGCAGACCCCGACGTGGGGCAAGAGCCCTTCCAGCCCTACTACCTCCTCCCGGAGAGCGGCGGCTCGACGAACTACCAGGCGGTGCCGTTCAACAACCAGGAATACTACCTGACGATGATCTCCCGGCTCCATAACTTCGACGGGTCCATGACCGATCCGACATCGCAGGTGATCTACGCCGAGTACCTGGAACCGGCCAGGGCGAACACGTCCCTCCCGGTCATCACGCGTACCCAGCAGATGAACGCCACGGAAGGCGCGGCCGCGGTGGAGGCCTATAACCAGAACGCGCCGCCGGGTTCGGGCGCGACGCTGCTGAACATGTACTACCAGTACCGTGGGGACTCGATCCTCCAGCCGCTCGAGCGGGTGCCGGCGCTCCAGCACTACCGGCTCGTCCACGAGACGCCCGGAAACGTCTACGGCAACGTCGGTGAAGACGGGCCCGACCTTAAAGCCGTCAAGATATTCGAGTACGTTCCCGGAGCCACGATCAGGGGCGAGGGGATCATCGAAGTCCCCATCGTCACGAACACCGGCCGGGAGTTCACCTACCGGCAGGAGAGCGTGAACGGTACGTTCGTCGTCCCGTACGCAACGTCCGGGTGGTCGGGCGAGGTGAAGGCGACCGGGCAGTACCGGATTGCGGGCACCGGTCAGGCGTTCGATGTCACCGAAGAGGATATCCAGCAGGGACGCACCATCAACTGA